A single window of Leptolyngbyaceae cyanobacterium DNA harbors:
- a CDS encoding creatininase family protein, whose amino-acid sequence MPSIYIDMIHGFIPPNRFFPYLTWTDIQAIPDKANVVLIQPVGAIEQHGPHLPLIVDAAIGVGVLGKALEKLPPDIPAYALPNLYYGKSSEHIHFPGTITLSAQTLLATIMEIGDSIYRAGFRKLVLMNSHGGQPQVMEIAARDLHVKYEDLMVFPLFTWRVPHTVGELLTPKELKLGIHAGDAETSLMLSILPDRVKMEAAVTEYPPSLPNDSLLSMEGKLAFAWVTQDLSKSGVVGDPTVATKEKGDRILESVSDGWVRVIKDIYAFRQPVP is encoded by the coding sequence GTGCCATCCATTTATATTGATATGATTCATGGCTTCATTCCACCAAACCGTTTTTTCCCTTACCTAACTTGGACTGATATTCAGGCGATCCCAGATAAGGCAAATGTGGTGTTAATCCAACCGGTGGGGGCAATCGAGCAACATGGGCCACACCTGCCGTTAATCGTCGATGCGGCAATTGGCGTTGGAGTATTGGGTAAAGCATTGGAAAAGCTGCCGCCGGATATTCCTGCTTATGCCTTGCCAAATTTATACTATGGCAAATCTAGCGAACATATCCATTTTCCTGGCACGATTACCCTGAGTGCCCAAACTTTGTTAGCAACTATTATGGAAATTGGCGATAGTATTTACCGGGCTGGTTTTCGTAAATTGGTGCTAATGAATTCACATGGTGGTCAACCGCAGGTGATGGAAATTGCGGCGCGAGACCTTCACGTAAAATACGAAGATTTGATGGTTTTTCCTTTATTTACTTGGCGAGTTCCTCATACGGTGGGAGAATTACTAACGCCCAAAGAATTAAAGTTAGGTATTCATGCGGGAGATGCAGAAACTAGTTTGATGCTATCAATTTTGCCCGATCGAGTGAAGATGGAAGCGGCGGTAACCGAGTATCCGCCCAGTCTGCCAAATGATAGCCTTTTGAGTATGGAAGGAAAGTTGGCGTTTGCTTGGGTAACGCAAGATTTGAGTAAGAGTGGTGTGGTGGGAGATCCGACAGTAGCAACTAAGGAAAAGGGCGATCGCATTTTAGAATCAGTTTCCGATGGCTGGGTAAGAGTAATTAAGGATATTTATGCTTTTCGGCAACCCGTTCCTTGA
- a CDS encoding DUF2358 domain-containing protein codes for MEDQRQMQRVVDTLKKDLPTLFEKDISYDIYTQDILFQDPVNKFKGKLNYRIIFWTLRFHGRLFFTELYFDLHDVNQTAPNTILANWTLRGVLRLPWQPRLFFNGYSTYQLNQDGLIYEHIDTWDRKPSEILQQFFRKGENRSE; via the coding sequence GTGGAAGATCAACGGCAAATGCAACGGGTAGTAGATACGCTCAAAAAAGACCTACCGACTTTGTTTGAGAAAGACATCTCTTATGATATTTATACTCAAGATATCTTGTTTCAAGACCCGGTTAACAAATTTAAAGGTAAATTAAACTATCGAATTATTTTTTGGACGCTGCGATTTCACGGTCGGTTATTTTTTACCGAACTCTACTTCGATCTGCATGATGTAAATCAAACAGCCCCAAATACTATTTTGGCAAATTGGACTTTACGGGGAGTTTTGCGGCTGCCTTGGCAACCTCGACTCTTCTTTAACGGTTATTCTACTTATCAACTAAATCAAGATGGTTTGATATACGAACATATTGATACCTGGGATCGCAAGCCCAGCGAAATTTTGCAGCAATTTTTCCGCAAAGGAGAAAACAGATCGGAATAG
- a CDS encoding alpha/beta hydrolase — protein MLNYYRNVFQQNIFKQDWPILEVPTLMIWGENDTALGKELSYGTEAYVRDFQIKYIPNCSHWVQQDRPDLVNQYMAEFLQV, from the coding sequence ATGCTGAACTATTATCGAAATGTTTTCCAGCAAAATATTTTCAAACAAGACTGGCCTATTTTAGAAGTTCCTACTTTGATGATTTGGGGAGAAAACGATACAGCCCTTGGCAAAGAACTGTCTTATGGAACAGAAGCTTACGTGAGAGATTTTCAAATTAAATATATCCCTAACTGTAGCCATTGGGTACAGCAAGACCGACCGGATTTAGTCAATCAGTATATGGCTGAATTCCTTCAAGTTTAA
- a CDS encoding DUF4276 family protein, with protein sequence MVKEIRIYIEGGGDSKNTKASLRQGFSTFLNKLVEIARSNRIKWQIIMCGTRNSAFGDFQNALEDHPEAFNVLLVDAEAPVKKTPWEHLKFRDNWDSPGVDDNHCYLMVQTMEAWFIADIDTLKKYYGQGFKENCIPKNPNVESINKDSLEPSLKEATRDTSKGEYQKIKHASQLLEKLDVTKVRQASPNCDRLFTTLAQIMGETI encoded by the coding sequence ATGGTAAAGGAAATCCGCATTTACATCGAGGGTGGTGGAGATTCAAAAAATACAAAAGCTTCGCTACGCCAAGGATTTAGCACTTTTCTAAACAAGCTAGTTGAGATTGCACGAAGTAATCGAATTAAATGGCAAATTATTATGTGTGGCACTCGTAACAGCGCTTTTGGTGACTTTCAGAATGCTTTGGAAGATCATCCAGAAGCTTTTAATGTACTGCTGGTAGATGCGGAAGCGCCTGTTAAAAAAACGCCTTGGGAGCATTTGAAGTTTAGGGATAATTGGGATTCACCAGGAGTAGATGATAATCACTGCTATTTAATGGTGCAAACAATGGAAGCATGGTTTATTGCTGACATTGATACTTTAAAGAAATATTATGGTCAAGGTTTTAAAGAAAACTGCATTCCCAAAAATCCCAATGTGGAGAGTATTAATAAAGATAGCTTGGAGCCAAGTCTGAAGGAAGCTACCAGGGATACATCTAAGGGTGAATACCAAAAAATAAAACACGCCTCCCAGCTTTTAGAAAAATTGGATGTTACTAAGGTACGGCAGGCTTCTCCTAATTGCGATCGCCTTTTTACAACCCTTGCTCAAATCATGGGCGAAACAATCTGA
- a CDS encoding AAA family ATPase, with the protein MEGKRFIRTLRLKNFLSYGSEGEKIELQPLNVLIGPNASGKSNFIEAIGILQATSTNLPAPIRQGGGINNFLWKGTKEIPTAEIEATIDYQKESMPLRYRIALTAVEQRSELVDEAIEDEEKKYQNEEDVYFYYRYQRGRPVLNVKNSIEGEPSKRLLRREDLLIDQSVLSQRKDPDLYPELSYLGDRFSKIGLYRGWQIGRYSPPRMPQQTDLPEHPLLEDASNLGLVLNNLQYQLGNRQIIEKLKKFYDAAEELSIKFSGGTVQIFIRETGLNQPIPATRLSDGTLHYLFLMALLLDPTPPPLICIDEPEIGLHPDILPTIAEMLVEASVRTQLILTTHSDTLVSALPPESVVVCDRDDKGSHLRRLDPERLKKWLEKYTLGDLWRMGEIGGNRW; encoded by the coding sequence ATGGAAGGTAAAAGATTTATCCGCACCCTACGATTAAAAAACTTCCTATCCTACGGAAGTGAGGGTGAAAAAATTGAACTACAACCTCTAAATGTTTTGATCGGCCCCAACGCATCTGGCAAGTCGAATTTCATCGAAGCAATTGGAATTCTACAGGCAACATCCACAAACCTGCCTGCTCCAATTCGTCAAGGAGGAGGCATCAACAATTTCCTTTGGAAAGGGACAAAGGAGATTCCGACAGCGGAAATTGAGGCGACCATAGACTATCAGAAAGAAAGTATGCCTCTACGCTATAGAATTGCGCTCACCGCTGTTGAGCAAAGGTCGGAACTTGTGGATGAAGCTATAGAAGATGAAGAGAAAAAATATCAAAATGAAGAAGATGTCTATTTTTACTACCGATATCAGCGCGGTCGTCCAGTCTTAAACGTTAAAAATTCCATTGAAGGAGAACCAAGCAAACGTTTGCTTCGCAGAGAAGATCTTTTGATAGATCAATCTGTTTTGTCTCAGAGAAAAGATCCAGATCTGTATCCAGAACTCTCATATTTGGGAGATCGATTTTCCAAGATAGGTTTATATCGGGGCTGGCAGATAGGTAGATATTCGCCACCAAGAATGCCTCAGCAAACAGACTTACCCGAACATCCTCTACTAGAAGATGCGAGTAACCTCGGACTTGTTTTGAACAACTTACAATACCAACTAGGAAATAGACAAATTATCGAGAAGCTAAAAAAATTTTATGATGCAGCTGAAGAACTTAGCATCAAGTTTTCCGGTGGTACAGTTCAGATATTTATCCGTGAAACTGGACTAAATCAACCAATTCCTGCAACTCGTCTTTCAGATGGCACACTCCATTATTTATTCTTAATGGCTTTACTCCTTGACCCAACTCCACCACCACTGATCTGTATTGATGAACCGGAGATCGGTTTACATCCAGATATTCTACCCACAATTGCTGAAATGTTAGTCGAAGCATCTGTGCGGACACAATTAATTCTTACCACTCATTCTGATACTTTGGTTTCTGCACTTCCGCCAGAGTCAGTGGTGGTATGCGATCGAGATGATAAGGGAAGCCATTTGCGTCGTCTTGATCCCGAACGACTGAAAAAATGGTTAGAAAAGTATACTCTAGGAGATCTTTGGCGGATGGGTGAAATCGGAGGAAACCGATGGTAA
- a CDS encoding polymorphic toxin type 50 domain-containing protein, producing the protein MWEDWKCHNGVFSRSGSEVTNGRLNIDFVKQGKHIPGYPNYIPGKSILTHPDPQDLINRFAGTGQPLKGTFGQPGFKERVDFGEIIGEYIDPSSGVATLTSKAILHYSQAGVHIVPARP; encoded by the coding sequence GTGTGGGAAGATTGGAAATGTCATAATGGTGTATTTAGTAGGTCTGGCAGTGAAGTGACTAACGGAAGACTGAATATTGATTTTGTTAAGCAGGGTAAGCATATCCCCGGCTATCCAAATTATATCCCCGGTAAAAGCATATTAACCCATCCAGATCCGCAGGATCTCATCAATCGTTTTGCTGGAACGGGACAACCTCTCAAGGGTACTTTTGGACAACCAGGATTTAAAGAGCGTGTAGATTTTGGCGAAATTATTGGAGAGTACATCGATCCTAGTAGCGGAGTTGCTACACTAACATCAAAGGCAATCTTGCACTATTCCCAAGCGGGAGTTCACATCGTTCCAGCGAGGCCGTAA
- the uvrA gene encoding excinuclease ABC subunit UvrA, whose product MSHAADTKNGHLPTGVNLNNQNSIRIRGARQHNLKNIDLELPRDRLIVFTGVSGSGKSSLAFDTIFAEGQRRYVESLSAYARQFLGQLDKPDVDAIEGLSPAISIDQKSTSHNPRSTVGTVTEIYDYLRLLFGRAGEPHCPHCDRSIAPQTIDQMCDRILALPDGTRFQILAPVVRGKKGTHRKLLSSLASEGFVRVKVDGEVRQLDENIELDKNYTHNIEIVVDRLVKKPGIQERLVDSLSTCLRHSQGIAIIDVLNNTSGGESASRIHSTYIINDGQNDVNSYEELPPELIFSENFACPEHGAVMEELSPRLFSFNSPYGACPSCHGLGSLRTFSPDLVVPDPKAPVGDAIAPWAEKENSYYTDLLYNVGKAHGFKLHEPWHQLTPEQQQIILYGSDQPIFIKERNDYRKFSGVITMLQRYYDDSASELQKQKLEQYLIDRPCEVCQGKRLKPEALSVRLGQYRMLDLTGVSIAECKERVNNLKLSDRQAQIGDLVLREIKARLQFLLDVGLDYLTLDRSAMTLSGGEAQRIRLATQIGSGLTGVLYVLDEPSIGLHQRDNTRLLKTLTKLRDLGNTLIVVEHDEETIRTADHIVDIGPKAGIHGGEIVAQGNLEKLLAAEESLTGAYLSGKRVIETPATRREGNGRSLSIKNANRNNLKYIDVEIPLGKLVCVTGVSGSGKSTLINELLYPALQHHLFRKVPFPKEMEGMEGLDAIDKAIVIDQSPIGRTPRSNPATYTGIFDSIRDIFSQTIEAKARGYKPGQFSFNVKGGRCEACGGQGVNVIEMNFLPDVYVQCEVCKGDRYNRETLQVKYKGKSIADVLNMTIEEALEVFQNIPKAVNRLQTLVDVGLGYIRLGQPAPTLSGGEAQRVKLATELSRRATGKTIYLIDEPTTGLSFYDVHKLLDVLQRLVDKGNSVLAIEHNLDVIRSADWVIDLGPEGGDKGGEVIAVGTPEEVAKCDRSYTGQYLRQVLQQHPSTFATKG is encoded by the coding sequence ATGTCCCACGCTGCCGACACCAAAAACGGTCATCTTCCCACCGGAGTAAACCTAAATAATCAGAATTCGATTCGCATTCGGGGTGCGAGGCAGCATAACCTGAAGAATATCGATTTGGAATTGCCTCGCGATCGCCTTATCGTTTTCACTGGCGTCTCTGGTTCTGGCAAGTCTTCCCTCGCTTTCGATACAATATTTGCGGAAGGGCAGCGTCGCTATGTGGAATCCCTCAGCGCCTACGCGAGACAATTTCTGGGACAATTGGATAAGCCGGATGTGGATGCGATCGAAGGTTTGAGTCCTGCAATCTCCATCGACCAAAAATCGACTTCCCATAACCCGCGTTCGACAGTCGGGACGGTGACGGAAATTTACGATTATCTGCGATTGCTGTTCGGACGCGCTGGCGAACCTCATTGTCCGCATTGCGATCGCTCGATCGCTCCCCAAACCATCGACCAAATGTGCGATCGCATTTTAGCACTTCCCGATGGCACGCGGTTCCAAATCCTTGCACCCGTCGTGCGCGGGAAAAAGGGGACTCACCGCAAACTGCTTTCTTCTCTGGCGTCGGAAGGATTTGTCCGCGTGAAGGTAGATGGAGAGGTGCGCCAACTGGATGAAAATATCGAGTTAGATAAAAATTATACACATAATATAGAGATCGTCGTTGACCGCCTGGTGAAAAAGCCAGGTATTCAGGAACGTTTGGTCGATTCCCTCTCTACTTGCTTGCGGCATTCACAGGGAATTGCGATTATTGATGTTTTAAATAATACTTCGGGTGGGGAGAGCGCGTCGCGAATTCATAGTACGTATATAATAAATGATGGGCAAAACGATGTCAATAGCTATGAAGAATTACCCCCAGAATTGATATTTTCAGAGAACTTTGCTTGTCCCGAACATGGCGCGGTAATGGAAGAATTATCGCCGCGTTTGTTTTCTTTCAATTCGCCTTATGGTGCTTGTCCGAGTTGTCATGGATTGGGAAGTTTGCGAACATTTTCGCCAGACTTGGTAGTACCAGACCCGAAAGCACCTGTCGGAGATGCGATCGCACCTTGGGCGGAGAAGGAAAATTCCTATTACACGGATTTACTTTACAATGTCGGAAAAGCACACGGCTTTAAGTTGCACGAACCTTGGCATCAGTTAACACCAGAACAGCAACAGATAATTTTGTACGGTTCCGACCAACCAATTTTTATCAAAGAACGCAATGATTATCGCAAGTTTAGCGGCGTAATTACGATGCTGCAAAGGTATTACGATGACAGCGCTTCCGAATTGCAAAAGCAGAAGTTGGAACAGTATTTAATCGATCGACCTTGCGAAGTTTGTCAGGGTAAAAGGTTGAAACCAGAAGCGCTATCGGTGAGGTTAGGACAATATCGAATGTTGGATTTAACCGGAGTTTCGATCGCGGAATGTAAGGAACGGGTAAATAATTTGAAGTTGAGCGATCGCCAAGCGCAAATCGGCGACTTAGTGTTGAGAGAAATTAAAGCGAGATTGCAATTTCTCCTCGATGTCGGGTTAGATTATTTGACCCTCGATCGATCGGCAATGACACTTTCGGGAGGAGAAGCGCAACGGATTCGCCTCGCCACTCAAATCGGATCGGGATTAACAGGAGTTCTCTACGTTTTAGATGAACCGAGTATCGGTTTGCATCAAAGAGATAACACCCGGTTATTGAAAACTTTAACCAAACTTCGGGATTTGGGAAATACTTTAATTGTCGTCGAACACGATGAAGAAACGATTCGCACGGCAGATCATATAGTAGATATCGGCCCGAAAGCAGGGATTCACGGCGGCGAAATTGTGGCGCAAGGAAACTTGGAGAAATTGTTGGCGGCGGAGGAATCTTTAACAGGTGCTTACTTATCGGGAAAACGAGTAATTGAAACGCCAGCAACTAGGAGAGAAGGAAATGGTCGATCGCTTTCGATCAAAAACGCCAATCGAAATAACCTTAAATATATAGATGTGGAAATTCCTCTCGGAAAACTCGTCTGCGTGACTGGCGTTTCCGGTTCGGGAAAATCTACTTTAATTAACGAATTACTTTACCCAGCTTTGCAACATCACCTGTTTCGGAAAGTACCTTTTCCCAAAGAGATGGAAGGAATGGAAGGATTGGATGCGATCGATAAAGCGATCGTGATCGATCAATCGCCAATTGGCAGAACTCCCCGTTCCAATCCCGCCACTTACACGGGAATATTTGATTCCATCCGCGATATCTTTTCCCAAACCATCGAAGCCAAAGCCAGAGGTTACAAACCCGGTCAATTTTCCTTCAACGTGAAAGGGGGAAGATGCGAAGCTTGCGGCGGTCAGGGAGTGAATGTAATCGAGATGAATTTCCTGCCAGATGTGTACGTGCAATGCGAAGTTTGCAAAGGCGATCGCTACAATCGAGAAACGCTGCAAGTGAAATACAAAGGAAAATCGATCGCAGATGTTTTGAACATGACAATTGAGGAAGCTTTGGAAGTATTCCAAAATATTCCCAAAGCAGTTAATCGCTTGCAAACATTAGTCGATGTTGGTTTGGGATATATCCGTTTAGGACAACCTGCACCCACCCTTTCCGGCGGTGAAGCGCAACGAGTGAAATTAGCAACTGAATTATCCCGTCGCGCTACGGGAAAAACGATCTATTTAATCGATGAACCGACAACTGGATTATCGTTTTATGACGTTCACAAATTACTAGATGTCTTGCAAAGATTGGTGGATAAGGGGAATTCGGTATTAGCGATCGAGCATAATTTAGATGTAATTCGCTCTGCCGATTGGGTAATCGATTTAGGGCCGGAAGGTGGCGATAAGGGAGGAGAAGTGATTGCAGTGGGAACGCCGGAAGAGGTGGCGAAGTGCGATCGGTCTTATACTGGGCAATATTTGAGGCAGGTGTTGCAGCAGCATCCGTCAACATTCGCGACTAAAGGTTAG
- a CDS encoding site-specific DNA-methyltransferase produces the protein MGNQLLENVSEVKNYLTSSDHIPLFLEADTYALLKLFPDRCIDCVITSPPYWRHRVYANGGIGLEEKWENYIKKLLALFYEIKRILKPSGSFWLNIGDAYQNKCLIGIPWRVALEMTDKQGWILRNSVVWNKVKGAPDNAKDKLRNVYEHFFHFVKTDRYFYDVDAIRSKPRQAKVVNGSVISATGVSGVRYRRQIELSTALNDCERINALKAIDEVLEEVRVGKISDFRMIIRGQQRTTHSDSAKVSGRARELAERGFYFIKYHPNGSKPSDVWDILPEDTQKRKLHFAPYPEDLCKIPILATCPQFGVVLDPFVGTGTTSLVAYQLQRKSIGIDVSGEYITIARERCGLP, from the coding sequence GTGGGAAACCAACTTCTAGAGAATGTAAGTGAGGTCAAAAACTATCTCACCTCATCAGACCATATACCCCTTTTTTTAGAAGCTGATACTTATGCACTTTTAAAGCTATTTCCCGATCGTTGCATCGACTGTGTAATAACATCCCCACCTTACTGGAGGCACAGAGTTTATGCTAATGGAGGAATTGGGCTGGAGGAAAAGTGGGAGAACTACATCAAAAAACTACTTGCACTTTTTTATGAGATAAAGCGAATTCTTAAACCTAGTGGCTCTTTCTGGCTCAATATCGGAGATGCTTATCAGAATAAATGTTTGATTGGTATCCCCTGGCGAGTTGCTCTTGAGATGACCGATAAACAAGGCTGGATTCTTCGTAATAGTGTTGTTTGGAATAAGGTAAAAGGTGCCCCAGATAACGCCAAAGATAAACTCAGAAACGTATATGAGCATTTTTTTCACTTTGTAAAAACAGATCGTTATTTCTATGATGTTGATGCAATTCGATCAAAGCCAAGACAAGCTAAGGTTGTCAACGGTTCTGTAATTTCTGCGACAGGTGTTTCCGGTGTACGTTATAGACGGCAAATTGAATTATCCACAGCACTTAATGATTGCGAACGGATAAATGCACTCAAGGCTATTGACGAAGTGTTAGAAGAAGTAAGAGTAGGTAAAATATCTGACTTTCGCATGATTATTCGTGGCCAGCAACGAACCACCCATTCAGACTCAGCAAAAGTTTCTGGACGGGCGCGTGAACTTGCTGAACGTGGCTTCTATTTTATCAAATATCATCCAAATGGCAGTAAACCTAGCGATGTCTGGGATATTTTGCCAGAAGATACTCAAAAGCGAAAACTTCACTTTGCACCTTATCCTGAAGATCTCTGTAAAATTCCAATTCTTGCTACCTGCCCACAATTCGGTGTTGTTCTAGATCCATTTGTAGGAACAGGTACAACAAGCTTAGTTGCTTACCAATTACAAAGGAAATCCATTGGAATTGATGTCTCAGGTGAGTATATCACTATTGCTCGTGAAAGGTGTGGCTTACCCTAA
- a CDS encoding type II toxin-antitoxin system prevent-host-death family antitoxin, giving the protein MLNVTVDEIQRDPLKYLHQVEAGETVVIMRSDKPIAELRPIASNKQLRPLGLCAGEFTVPDDFDAPLPEDLLSTFEGK; this is encoded by the coding sequence ATGTTAAACGTCACAGTTGATGAAATACAACGCGATCCTTTGAAATATCTTCATCAAGTAGAAGCTGGTGAAACTGTTGTAATTATGAGATCTGATAAACCGATCGCCGAACTTAGACCTATTGCTAGTAATAAGCAATTACGACCATTAGGTTTGTGTGCAGGCGAGTTTACCGTTCCAGATGATTTCGATGCTCCTTTACCAGAAGATCTTCTTAGCACATTCGAGGGCAAATGA
- a CDS encoding type II toxin-antitoxin system VapC family toxin, with the protein MKILLDTHIFLWYISGDPKLPTDIRDAIRDPNNEVYLSAISIWEAIVKYQLGKLPLPDRPENYLPKQRDRHQIASLALDENMVIQLAKLPPLHRDPFDRMLICQALQNGLTIATVDPAVRAYPVSFL; encoded by the coding sequence ATGAAGATTTTACTAGATACACATATCTTTTTATGGTACATCAGTGGCGATCCTAAATTACCAACAGATATTCGGGATGCAATTCGCGATCCAAATAACGAAGTTTATCTGAGTGCAATTTCAATTTGGGAAGCAATTGTTAAATATCAGTTGGGTAAGTTACCTCTGCCCGATCGTCCCGAAAATTATTTACCCAAACAGCGCGATCGTCATCAAATTGCCAGTCTTGCGCTTGATGAAAATATGGTAATTCAACTGGCTAAACTGCCCCCATTACATCGCGATCCATTTGACAGGATGCTCATCTGTCAAGCTTTACAAAATGGCCTGACAATTGCAACGGTAGATCCAGCAGTTCGTGCATACCCAGTCAGCTTTCTCTAG
- a CDS encoding type II toxin-antitoxin system RelE/ParE family toxin, with protein sequence MNYSVEYEPEALIALDKLSGAVRKRIVNKIEWLAANFDQITPVPLTANLAGYFKLRVGDYRVIYGFNVELNTIAIYQIGHRREIYG encoded by the coding sequence ATGAATTATTCAGTTGAGTACGAACCTGAAGCGTTGATAGCTTTGGATAAACTGAGTGGCGCTGTACGCAAACGTATTGTTAATAAAATTGAATGGTTAGCTGCAAACTTTGACCAAATTACCCCCGTTCCTTTGACAGCTAATCTGGCAGGTTATTTTAAGCTAAGGGTGGGTGACTATCGGGTGATTTATGGTTTTAATGTTGAGTTAAATACGATCGCTATTTATCAGATCGGACACCGCAGGGAAATTTATGGTTGA
- a CDS encoding adenylate kinase → MKKVAVFGNAGGGKSTLSKRLSQITGLPLHVLDKIKFQSGGTEVPHEDYKRTHQQILDADRWIIDGFGCMETLWQRLDAADSLVYIDLPLYVHFWWVTKRFIIGYFKPPEGWPQNSPMLRSSLSSYRVLWLCHEKLTPRYREYIKQAQSTKNVYHLRSTKQISQFFELIENEINFKDGASP, encoded by the coding sequence ATGAAAAAAGTAGCGGTGTTTGGTAATGCTGGAGGCGGTAAATCAACTCTAAGCAAGAGATTATCCCAAATCACTGGTTTACCACTTCACGTCTTAGACAAGATTAAATTTCAATCAGGGGGTACGGAAGTTCCCCATGAAGACTATAAGCGTACCCATCAGCAAATTTTAGATGCCGATCGATGGATTATTGACGGATTTGGTTGTATGGAAACCCTTTGGCAGAGGCTTGATGCGGCAGATAGTCTGGTTTATATCGATCTACCTCTATATGTGCATTTCTGGTGGGTAACTAAACGATTCATCATAGGTTATTTTAAACCACCAGAAGGCTGGCCGCAAAATAGTCCTATGTTGAGAAGTTCGCTTAGTAGCTACCGCGTACTTTGGTTATGTCACGAGAAATTAACCCCACGATATCGCGAGTATATCAAGCAAGCACAAAGTACCAAAAACGTTTATCACCTGCGATCGACCAAACAGATTTCCCAATTTTTTGAATTAATTGAAAATGAGATTAACTTTAAAGATGGTGCGTCACCCTAA